From one Babesia bovis T2Bo chromosome 3, whole genome shotgun sequence genomic stretch:
- a CDS encoding RAP domain family protein, whose product MSCFFSSTLRQCLYRSLNIARCNVITNRETNAVYTIYHRHNRCFVTSNEGQQSSKSAKTAEDRWMKKEYNSDDSTTHVDNQTSTTDGKFFFDADAENLSPEQQQQKEELIRELTKKLSGPLADDDGNVPTGDDRPIAIEVDGPSHFYANSTKYTAYTKLKHRLLTRMGYKVLHVPYFEWRRLRGAKEREEYMREKLKEEPTEWIDPDDEAFYNKRMEALKRQTEDIIETIKPEIERNKE is encoded by the coding sequence ATGAGCTGTTTTTTCAGCTCTACATTGAGACAATGTCTTTATCGCAGTCTCAACATTGCCCGGTGCAATGTGATCACAAATAGGGAAACCAACGCagtatatactatatatcaTCGTCATAACAGATGTTTTGTAACGTCTAACGAGGGACAACAATCAAGCAAGAGTGCCAAAACAGCAGAAGACAGATGGATGAAAAAGGAATATAATAGCGATGATTCAACTACACACGTAGACAATCAGACTAGCACAACTGATGGTAAATTCTTCTTTGACGCCGATGCTGAAAATCTTAGTCCGGAGCAGCAACAGCAGAAGGAAGAACTGATTAGGGAGCTCACGAAAAAACTTAGTGGGCCATTGGCAGATGATGATGGCAATGTACCAACGGGTGATGACAGACCAATCGCCATTGAAGTCGATGGGCCGTCGCACTTTTATGCCAACAGTACTAAATACACCGCATACACTAAATTGAAACATCGGCTTCTAACGCGCATGGGATATAAAGTACTACACGTACCGTACTTTGAATGGAGGAGACTCAGAGGCGCTAAGGAGCGCGAAGAATATATGCGTGAAAAGCTGAAAGAAGAGCCAACTGAATGGATAGACCCCGATGACGAAGCGTTCTATAACAAGAGGATGGAAGCATTAAAGCGGCAGACCGAAGATATCATCGAGACAATTAAACCGGAGATTGAAAGAAACAAAGAGTGA